A single genomic interval of Candidatus Eisenbacteria bacterium harbors:
- the fabD gene encoding ACP S-malonyltransferase, with translation MQFGLLFPGQGSQHTGMGRELFEEYKLARETYEDADRILGYSISSISFDGPEETLRETRNTQPALFVHGIAAFRVLSESGFEFSVAAGHSLGEYSALTAAGALEFADALRLVRRRGELMHEAGLKRPGSMAAILGLSQAEVIEICDEASRAGVVQPANLNSSSQSVISGELVAVEAAVNLARERGAKRAVMLPVSGAFHSPLMESASLGLSKILAEIKINRAEFPVVANYSALPVREPEDIREHLAKQVLGAVRWEESVRRMLSTGVRHFLEVGPGNVLKGLMRSVDKEATVLSAGTPGDIASAVALLDRQKVT, from the coding sequence TTGCAGTTTGGTCTGCTGTTTCCCGGCCAGGGTTCTCAGCATACTGGAATGGGTAGAGAACTTTTCGAGGAATACAAACTGGCCAGGGAGACGTACGAGGATGCGGACAGGATACTTGGTTACTCCATATCAAGCATCTCGTTCGACGGCCCCGAGGAGACGCTCAGAGAAACCAGGAATACTCAGCCCGCTCTCTTCGTTCACGGCATTGCTGCCTTCCGAGTCCTGTCTGAGTCGGGTTTCGAATTTTCGGTGGCCGCGGGCCACAGCCTGGGCGAGTATTCCGCGCTAACCGCGGCAGGTGCGCTGGAATTCGCCGACGCGCTGCGTCTTGTCCGGCGAAGAGGGGAGCTCATGCACGAGGCGGGCCTGAAGAGGCCGGGTTCCATGGCGGCCATACTGGGGCTTTCCCAGGCGGAGGTCATAGAGATTTGCGACGAAGCCTCGAGGGCTGGCGTGGTGCAACCCGCGAATCTCAACTCGTCTTCTCAGAGTGTAATTTCGGGTGAGCTCGTCGCGGTCGAGGCCGCCGTGAATCTTGCGCGGGAACGTGGCGCAAAGAGGGCCGTGATGCTGCCCGTGAGCGGCGCATTTCATTCGCCTCTCATGGAATCGGCTTCTCTCGGACTTTCAAAGATACTCGCCGAGATCAAAATCAACAGGGCCGAGTTCCCCGTCGTTGCCAATTACTCGGCGCTTCCGGTGAGAGAACCCGAAGACATCCGAGAGCATCTTGCCAAGCAAGTGCTTGGCGCCGTCAGATGGGAAGAATCAGTGCGACGGATGCTCTCGACCGGTGTCAGGCATTTTCTCGAAGTCGGCCCCGGAAATGTGTTAAAGGGACTGATGCGCAGCGTGGACAAGGAAGCCACGGTGCTGAGCGCGGGCACTCCCGGTGACATCGCGAGTGCCGTCGCTCTCCTTGACAGACAAAAGGTGACTTGA
- the fabG gene encoding 3-oxoacyl-[acyl-carrier-protein] reductase: MELLGKISVVTGGVQGIGRAIALTLAKRGSDVAVIDMKEEGSAELLSEIRDLGRGALFVKANVAILSDVEAAAKSILDSLGKVNILVNNAGITRDALLVRMEEKSWDSVIEVNLKGTFNCTRVFLKEMLKHRDGRIINVSSIVGMMGNAGQSNYAASKAGVIGFAKSVAKEVASRGITVNAVAPGFIDTALTKVLSDGARASFMSSIPLGRAGSPEDVANAVAFLASDSASYITGQTIHVDGGMLM, translated from the coding sequence GTGGAACTTTTAGGTAAGATCTCCGTTGTAACTGGTGGGGTTCAGGGCATAGGGAGGGCCATAGCTCTCACGCTCGCGAAAAGGGGAAGCGACGTGGCCGTGATCGACATGAAAGAAGAAGGCTCCGCAGAGCTACTTTCCGAGATAAGGGATCTCGGCAGAGGAGCGCTCTTTGTGAAGGCCAACGTCGCTATTCTCTCCGACGTGGAGGCCGCGGCCAAGTCTATCCTGGACTCCCTCGGAAAGGTGAACATACTTGTCAACAACGCCGGGATCACTCGCGACGCTCTTCTCGTGAGAATGGAGGAGAAGAGTTGGGACAGCGTGATTGAGGTCAATCTCAAGGGAACGTTCAACTGTACTCGTGTCTTCTTGAAGGAGATGCTCAAGCATAGAGACGGACGGATAATCAACGTTTCTTCGATCGTGGGGATGATGGGCAACGCCGGGCAGTCCAACTACGCCGCCTCAAAGGCCGGTGTCATCGGCTTTGCAAAGTCTGTGGCCAAAGAAGTGGCATCGCGCGGCATCACCGTGAATGCAGTGGCGCCGGGATTCATCGACACGGCGCTGACGAAAGTTCTTTCCGACGGAGCCAGGGCCTCCTTCATGTCAAGTATTCCGCTGGGGAGGGCGGGATCGCCCGAGGATGTTGCCAACGCAGTTGCTTTTCTGGCTTCCGATAGTGCATCATATATCACCGGTCAGACAATCCATGTTGACGGTGGGATGCTGATGTAA
- the acpP gene encoding acyl carrier protein, translated as MAFSEERVKQIIMDQLGVSAEQVTPDASFIDDLGADSLDTVELVMALEEEFDIEIPDEDAEKLRTVRDALDYLKKHVTEEN; from the coding sequence ATGGCATTCAGCGAAGAAAGAGTGAAGCAAATCATAATGGATCAACTGGGTGTGTCTGCTGAGCAGGTTACGCCAGATGCATCCTTTATCGACGATCTCGGCGCTGATTCTCTCGACACGGTAGAACTCGTCATGGCACTGGAGGAAGAGTTTGACATTGAGATCCCCGACGAGGACGCCGAGAAGCTGAGGACGGTTCGGGACGCGCTCGACTATTTGAAGAAACACGTCACGGAGGAGAATTAG
- the fabF gene encoding beta-ketoacyl-ACP synthase II, whose translation MERVVVTGLGVVSPVGLSVPDFWKSLCEGRSGVGKITRFDASGFDTRIAAELKGFNPETHMDRKDARRSDRYTHYGVAAAVEAVQDAKLDLDATDRKRVGVIVGTGIGGMETFENQHAILLEKGPSRVSPFFIPMMIGDMAAGQISMKFLAKGPNFATVSACASGAHAIGEAFRTLQRRDADVMIAGGSEATITPMAIAGFCSMKAMSTRNDEPERASRPFDKERDGFVMGEGSGIAIMETLTHALARGARIYCEMVGYAATADAHHVTAPAPDGEGAARAMKLALLDANLPLESIHYINAHGTSTSLNDKLETTAVKAVFGDHARKLVLVSTKSMTGHLLGAAGGIEFVACALSIRDSIIPPTINYEFPDEECDVDCVPNEARRQEVTVAMSNSLGFGGHNSTLVIKKYDR comes from the coding sequence ATGGAACGCGTGGTGGTCACTGGATTGGGAGTCGTGTCTCCCGTTGGGCTTAGTGTGCCCGATTTCTGGAAGAGCCTTTGCGAAGGGCGGAGCGGCGTCGGGAAAATCACAAGATTCGACGCCTCAGGTTTTGACACCAGAATCGCCGCGGAGCTCAAGGGTTTCAATCCGGAAACTCACATGGACAGAAAGGACGCAAGACGGAGCGACCGATATACGCACTATGGCGTGGCTGCGGCCGTGGAGGCCGTTCAGGATGCCAAACTCGATCTCGACGCCACGGACAGGAAGAGGGTGGGTGTCATCGTAGGTACCGGGATAGGAGGCATGGAGACCTTTGAGAATCAACACGCCATTCTCCTCGAGAAAGGTCCGTCGCGCGTGAGTCCCTTCTTTATCCCCATGATGATAGGAGACATGGCGGCGGGACAAATCTCCATGAAGTTTCTTGCAAAGGGTCCCAATTTCGCCACCGTGTCCGCCTGCGCTTCGGGAGCGCACGCGATAGGTGAGGCGTTCAGAACGCTTCAAAGACGTGACGCTGACGTGATGATCGCCGGAGGCAGCGAGGCCACCATCACTCCCATGGCGATAGCCGGATTCTGCTCGATGAAGGCCATGTCCACGAGAAACGACGAACCCGAAAGGGCGAGCAGGCCGTTCGACAAGGAGCGCGACGGCTTTGTCATGGGCGAGGGTTCGGGAATCGCGATCATGGAGACCTTGACGCACGCTCTGGCGCGCGGCGCCCGAATCTACTGCGAGATGGTCGGATATGCCGCGACCGCCGACGCCCACCATGTCACTGCACCCGCCCCCGATGGAGAAGGTGCGGCCAGGGCGATGAAACTCGCGCTCTTGGATGCCAACCTTCCTCTCGAATCCATCCACTACATAAACGCGCATGGCACGTCCACGTCTCTCAACGACAAGCTCGAGACTACGGCAGTCAAGGCCGTTTTCGGGGACCACGCACGCAAGCTGGTCCTCGTTTCTACGAAGTCCATGACCGGTCATCTCCTTGGCGCCGCCGGTGGCATTGAGTTTGTGGCGTGCGCACTCTCGATCAGAGACTCAATCATCCCACCCACCATCAACTACGAGTTTCCCGACGAAGAGTGTGACGTGGATTGCGTTCCGAACGAAGCCAGAAGGCAAGAAGTGACGGTCGCCATGTCCAACTCGCTCGGATTTGGGGGTCACAACTCCACTCTCGTTATCAAGAAGTATGACAGATGA